TTGTCATCTGCAGGTATGGCATACCAAGGCGCATGGGGTTTACTGGTATTCTTGATCGCATCTGAATAGGCATCCATATAACTGGGCCAAAGTTGACGCTCCTCCAGGTCTCCCATGCTGAATTTCCAATGTTTCTCCGGTCGGGTCATACGTGACAGGAAACGCTTCTCCTGTTCTTCTCTGCTCACATTCAAGAAGAACTTGATGATCGTATATCCGTTCTCATGCAGATGGCGCTCGAAATCATTTATCTGGCGGTACCTCCTCTGATAGAATTCCGGATAGATATCAGATACATTGTAGACATCCGGCAGATTCTGATAGGTGATATACTCCGGATGTACCTTGCACACGAGCACTTCTTCATAGTGCGAGCGGTTGAAGACCCCTATCTTACCTCTCATGGGTAGTTGGCGACTGATCCTCCATAGATAATCATGGGCTAGTTCGCGAGAAGTCGGTTGCTTGA
The window above is part of the Flavobacteriales bacterium genome. Proteins encoded here:
- a CDS encoding polyphosphate kinase 2 family protein, translated to MDDIHRIVDPGPDFHVTSLATHVSMEKSESKELLKKQGKVLDELQQRLYGHARHSLLIVFQAMDAAGKDSTIRAVFSGMNPQGFLVSSFKQPTSRELAHDYLWRISRQLPMRGKIGVFNRSHYEEVLVCKVHPEYITYQNLPDVYNVSDIYPEFYQRRYRQINDFERHLHENGYTIIKFFLNVSREEQEKRFLSRMTRPEKHWKFSMGDLEERQLWPSYMDAYSDAIKNTSKPHAPWYAIPADDKDYMRATVSRIVMSTMQEMDLEYPEVTAKQIQEIEEARKILENEKVKSK